A region of the Haematobia irritans isolate KBUSLIRL chromosome 5, ASM5000362v1, whole genome shotgun sequence genome:
TACCTGCAGTGGACTTCTTTTGTCGTACAGGCAAACAGACGTTccagataaaataaaattgacctTTCTCGCTGTTTCGCATAGGGAACTAGCGCTAAATCCAGGAGAGTAAAAAAACACACTGCCCGAACGAACGAAACGGGCGACTCAGAAGACTTTCGTGTTAAATTGAGGAAGGTGACAACCAAACTGATCCATAACTCAAACAGCATAAATGTTGCACTGCAATTGATTGTTATTTTAACTAACAAGAATATTTAAAAACTAGTTGCCAATTATTTAATGACTCAAAGTCGGTTGTATTCGGAATGAAAAATTACCTAAAAGACATTCAAACAATATCTAGAAACCTTGTTCATGCttggattttctgtagaattttgatAAGAATTGCTGCAAATAAGTTTCTATACCTGCAGTGGACTTCTTTTGTCGTACAGGCAAACAGAGGTACATATATGCCTGCAGACATACATCCATGCATGAACATTGTCGCCGGTAACTGGTAAGCATTTCGTTTTGCCTTTAACATTCTACAAACTCAATCTGCCACGATTTGAAGGAAAACACACCGAAAATTAAGGCTATGTCctattgattatttttaatgtaGATTTTCCCACCAATACAACGTCATTTTAACATCCTGTTCGGAAACAGGTCATTGAACTCTgttcattttgttttgtgttttgaattatttttacttAACATACGATTTTTGAATTTAACATGTTAAATCAATCTAGCACATATATGTGAGCGCATATACTGTTGTTATATGAACTTAACTTGCTTTAGCagtgatttattttaaattttggttacaTTACTTTACATTCttattacttgtttttttttttttttttgtatttaagccCTTTTAGTATAGATATAATTGTAGCATGATTTTTGTATCTGAAATAAAGAATTTAAGTGTAAATTATGGTAGTTAATTTATTTCTGGTTGTAACTTTGAATAAAGCTATGAAATCGATAGCTATGTGCTAAGTACAATTTCAATGTTTGATTTCTAAATGCAccagagtaggttaggttaggttaaagtggcagcccgatggacTATtcagtgataccacattaactaaaagtacctattacaaatgggcacttctagttttaaccgctgaaccttctcgattattttcttctgttgaaccaaccagattgttccaaaaacattagcaggtgggtattaagttcgagtttagccgctaaaatcgtgatttttcacgattacttttctttaaaatccattttaagaaatataaactttgtgaaaatttgctttggcatATCCCTCATCACGTTATAAtggaatctgcaacaaatatgtataaatttgtctttttttactgatttagttttcactttagtgaaaaaatcacGATTTTAgcatctaaactcgaacttactactcacctttaggtatgaaaacggcttttgtttccctccactttcctggaatatatgctaagtttatagatcctatatatatcgccgacaaccaggggatatgtcagccaccgcttgtaactccgccggagtagcgTTCAGGGGGGAACGGTAATGGTTTGAAGTTATCAGGATTGATCGGTGGATACGGGGTGACATGGTTGGGTGGGCGAATGCGTTTCAGGGCATAACATCTTCTTCCTGAACTTTAGGATTTAAAGGAAACCACCTTTCGTGTTATTAGTGTGCACGCTTATTGAACAATGTAGTTTTATAGTAGCACTTTTCGAGCTTGACTTTGGCAAGACCCCACACCCTCCGACGAGCAATAACGCCGATAAGGAAAATAAGCGTGCCTTAGCCATGAAGTCTGCTCCAGAAATGCCAACATTTGGTTTAAAgggttttgaaatttttatttggaccGTTGTATTTTGGGGCCCGAGCGTGGTAGAAtagattttcgtaaattttattttatctggAACGTCTTTTTTGATatgttggtccaattttcattatttctctCTCTTTTATAATTGTTTCCTTTTCTTACCTAACATATACAACTTCTGGATCTTTTTTCCGGCATATGTTCGAATCGAAAATCTATGGGTCAAAGAATCGCGACATTTAAGAGCTAGCCatcataaattattattattattattattcatttACTTATTGTTTCACATACAACAAGATTTACAatcttttaattttcaaaatattttgggtcaaacgtttcagacaagcgttagaatgcattacaaatcataaaaactttataaaaagtatttatttggccaaatatttttaattcacatccaaaagacTGATACCCCAATTCTGAATAACAAATCCCTGGGAATTTTTGTCCTATTCCCTGTTCCCCTATTCTAAACGAACCCTCCCCGGGGAATTTTTCTCTTTTCCCTTATTCTAAACCATCTtcaaaaatgtgaaatttttccCTTGGGGAAAAATTGGTATtacaaataacaatttgacattttttgggaataattcccccaaaaaaatcaagggAGTTGCAACTAAAATGCATAATTTCTCTATAATTTCAGGTCAAAATTCACaaatcaaaagcaaaaaaataaaagagtAGTGCCATGCCATGAATGCCATGCATTGAACTACCGAGTCCTCATCTCTTGGTCACAGATCTGTACatactttaaaaattattttatctttagaaaataaaggCTTTATAATTAATATAGGTGCTTGTTCCTTCATACATCTAACTACCGAGTCCTCATCTCATGGTCACAGATCTGTACCTAATTTAAAAATGCTTTTAAATTTGAAGGAACAAGCACATGCGTCCCGTCAACACATCCAATTACGCTAGGAATTACATGCTTGACGTAAAAagctaatgatttttttttcttcttccgttttgatgaaatttaccACTTTGGACATAGGTGTTCTTCAAATATGTTTAAGACTTCTTTAAGAACTTTGCTTAGGCTACTTTGTAGCTACTTCACtacttccggatacaaaaagagcattttcactacttttttggcggcgcTTGTTttgctgcccagcaaaaaagtagtttggatccccaatctgtaatCCGGAAGTAGTGTAAACTTCGATCATCTCCAATTAATTTTACATGGGGTTGACATAGGACGGATAGGACGAAATATTCCATTTTTGGACCCTttacattgctttagaagttgtgccttggaaattcatttggatgaagaaatttaaaaacattttttttttcaatttcacttcttatttttatcagtatttttagTTACACTTCTATTttcttatctaatttttactaattgaaaaacttcttcgcttccgcCGGGGGTTGAACGTgagtctgttggcaccataacagaatgccTTAGCACActgagccacaaacgccattgaacacgaagcatcaaaacgtctattcaaaagTTTCTaacatgaacctaatatgacactacggcatgacattctacttcctgagatattctttattattatgaataaaaaataaagaacgctggttcaaatctaaccaaaaatatttttttttaacagtttttatttattgtatgtGATTTGACAAGTTTCTATAGCATTTGTCCACAAATTGGGAGTAAATCTGACAagagcattagcgtagctagacaatttttctagggggggctatagccctcctagctaaaactttatagactgaacttataggttcaactaatgttttatttcataaaattgaataaaaaatagacatcaaaataactcgacaatcaatttataataaagcaactaaaagtaccctacgggaaattggtgcaaattgccactgacggacctatcacagaactgatacctgtgctccagttagttgcaattttcacatttagtgaaataaaattatcagaataaccttttgttcgacatatttcaaaagtttttttttcatttcggattcgattaggagcccaaattgaaagagatttctaagggtttgtccgagactggttcctgaggacctgtttatgggttgctcctgctaaattgtcccaggacgtgtcctttgggatgagtccaagacgcgtcctaaaatgtaagtttactccgtcaatgacaaacccatgttaaagtggacggtcccttccatacgttttgatcagaactgggactggtccatacacaccagggactagtcctgtaccagttctgtggttgatccatttcccgtagggtagttccacacttttcccagcaaaaaattgggagttgttctaaaggcacaactttaaaagcacttccaaaaatgtcctcacaaagaagttaactattttaactacacaggaagttttttagttcatttttttatattttaatgcgtaatttttttgttttattttttcaaatagtttaaaaaagagtaagaataaataaaatggtacaaattattcaaattttgtcacataaaTGCTAATCCATTatataaaaatcgataatatttgaaaaaaacgtttcaaacaagcgttagaatgcattaaacatcataaaaaagtgtaaaaattatttatttgggaaaatattcagatcacaccttaagaagtgatgcaaattcattgcaacggttgttgaatcggcggacattcgttctatgacaagttcatattacattcatcccttctccgccaattttgtaccacttcagacccaagaagaacattttcacttcttttttggcgacgcttttttgcagctttattaagatattaatttatgaaagaatatttttaatatcaattactattttttattcaactaaatcataagttcaagatcagacttctaccacaacccaagtaattcgattgtgcatgaaagtctttagtgaaactttgtgcgttgtacgagtatatacttgtttaatttttataaaaatgtaaaatcgtaaataggttttcaaattctggggggggggctaaaatttttctgggggggtctaagccccctccccagaggccttcctacgcttatggacaAGAGTACAACAAGCATTAAGTAAAAATCACAAATAGattaacaataaatttaaatttaaacgtagaatacaaaaatacataaaaaactgGAACAAAAGTAGAGCATCAATAATTaactaattttgaaaatagcTTTTTCGAATTTATATGCATTGTCAATGCTTAATTTGGTCATAAACTGATCGCCATATGCCTTCACGTCctattttttgaataatttgataaaattaccgGCAATAAGCATAATCAACAtaataaaaagcaaaatatcGATGATTTTAAAGTTGGGGTATCACAAAAACGAATTTCGGAAGAGCACAATGTGCAAAAACCAACTGCGTCTCGAGTTATAAACAGTGGACTACGCCAAAAGAAGATCATATAATCAAAAGAACTATGCAACAattcaatcaaaaaagatcATCTAAAGAAGtcgaaaattaaattcaaattgggtatattaactataaCGATCAGATGTAGAACATTAGAAGTTGGAgtgcaattatacaaaaatgtcaaaaatcacttatttcaaagaaaactagGTTAGCGCCCCttctattttcacaaaaataccttAAATGGCCTCCGGAGCAGTGGATATGTGCTATATTTTCCtacgactcaaaatttaacttgcaTGGATCGGATGGTAGAAACTTAGTACGAAGGCTGCAAGGAAAGCCTTAatccaagaaatacaaaaagttaCGTCAATCATGGTGGGGCCAATATTATGGTCTGGGGGTATTTTTCTCGACAAGTTATTGGCCCGATTTATAGCGTCGAGggtattaacaggttggctgataagtccccggtctaacaaagaaaaacacattttttgtcaaaattcgtttttattattcaacatagttcccttcaagagcgatacaacgattataacgaccttccaattttttgataccattttggtagtactgcttcggttttgcctcaaaataggcctcagttttggcgatcacctcttcattgcggccaaatttttttcctgcgagcatccttttgaggtctgagaacaaaaaaaatcgctgggggccagatctggagaataggtgggttgggaagcaattcgaagcccaattcatgaatttttgctctcgttctcaatgacttgtggcacggtgctttgtcttggtggaacaacacttttttcttcttcatatggggccgattTGCCGCGATTCCGAccgtcaaacgctccaataacgctatataatagtcactgttgatggtttctcCCTTCtccagataatcgataaaaattattccatgcgcatcccaaaaacagaggccattactttccacgcttcggagacggttcatcggtcgctgtccactcagccgactgtcgattggacccaggagtgtagtgatggagccatgtttcatccattgtcacatatcgacggaaaaactcgggtgtattacgagttaacagctgcaaacaccgctcagaatcatcaacacgttgttgttttttatgtatttttgtgtttctacgtttaaatttaaatttattgttaatctatttgtgattttttatttaatgtacttTATGTTTGTTATAATCTTGTCAGATTTACTCCCAATTTGTGGACAAATGCTATAGAAACTTGTCGAATCACATATTGTGATTATAAGATTTCTTGTTGTATGtgatacaataaataaaaaatgttaaaaaaaatatttttggttagaTTTGAACcagtgttctttattttttattcataataataaagaatatctcaggaagtagaatgtcatgccgtagtgtcatattaggttcatgtcaGAAActtttgaatagacgttttgatgcttcgtgttcaatggcgtttgtggctgagtgtgctaaggcattCTGTTacggtgccaacagacccacgTTCAACCCCCGgcggaagcgaagaagtttttcaattagtaaaaattagataagaaAATAGAAGTGTAActaaaaatactgataaaaataagaagtgaaattggaaaaaaaattgtttttaaatttcttcatccaaatgaatttccaaggcacaacttctaaagcaatgcaaagggtccaaaaatggagtacttccgtccatgtaaaattcattgtagATGATAGAAGTTTGCACtatttccggatcacagattggggatccaaactacttttttgctgggcagcaaAACAAgcgccgccaaaaaagtagtgaaaatgctctttttgtatccggaagtaGTGAAGTAGCTACAAAGTAGCCTAAGCAAAGTTCTTAAAGAAGTCTTAAACATATTTGAAGAACACTCCAATCAAAAcggaagaaaaaaattcattagcTTTTTACGTCAAGCATGTAATTCCTAGCGTAATTGGATGTGTTGACGGGACGCATGTCCGCATTATTGCTCCTTTAAGGAACAAGCACCTATATTAATTGTTTGgcctttattttcaaatttaaaagaacttttaaatTAGGTACAGATCTGTGACCATGAGATGAAGACTCGGTAGTTAGATGTATGAAGGAACAAGCACCTATATTAATTGTAAAGCCTTTATTTTCTAacgataaaataatttttaaaatatgtacagATCTGTGGCCATGAGATGAGGACTCGGTAGTTGAATGCATGGCATTCATGGCATGGTACTactcttttatttttttgtttttgacttgTGAATTTTGACCTGAAATTATAGAGAAATTATGCATTTTAGTTGCAACTcccttgatttttttgggggaattattcccaaaaaatgtcaaattGGTATTTGTAATACAAATTTCCCCAAGggaaaaatttcacattttcaaAATAGGGTTAGAATAAGGGAAAAGAGAAAAATTCCCCGGGGAAGGTTCGTTTAGAATAGGGGAACAGGGAATAGGGAAAAAATTCTCAGGGAGTTGTTGTTCAGAATTGGGgtatcagtgttttggatgtgaattaaaattattttgcccaataaatactttttataaactttttatgatttgtaatgcattctaacgcttgtctggaacgtttgaaccaaaatattttgaaaattaaaagatTGTAAATCTTGTTGTATGTGAAACaataagtaaataataataataataatttatgatGGCTAGCTCTTAAATGTCGTGATTCTTTGACCCATAAATTTTCGATTCGAGCatagtttagaaaaaatatgctatacAAGGACatataaacttttattcctTCACCACTTAATGTTAATACTTACTCTCCACCTCGGATTGCTTCTACTTTTGCTGGTGTTCTAGTGAATGATGTTACCATATCGGGTTTTGTGAGTACATTGTAAAGATCGTTTGCAGTGCATTGGAATTCCTCTTCTATACAAAGGGTACGAACATCTAATTTACACCCCAGAGATGTGGGAGCCACAACTTTCGAATTCGAATCGTATTTGCAATTGTTACTAACTTTGGTATTTGTCTTTACGATTGGAGTTGCTGGCGTTTCGCTGTTCTTGTTgggcaaaattaaattttttgaatattcttcctTAAGTTccttgatataaatacccaacaATTGTCTTATTTTTTCACGACCATAGTTGTACATAAACAGTTTTAAGGCCTCCGAAAAATCATTAGATTCATCAATCGTGATGGTTACTTCCAAATCGCATAATTCGTTCTCTTCGGAAAGGTTGGGGATATTAATTTTTCCTTTATGGATAATATTAGGTTTGCTTAAAAACACGCCGCTCCAATGAAGAGTCAACTCCCACTCAtagaaaaatatcaattttcctTTTCTATTATTGGCAGTTGCCTCGCCATTACATTTGTCAAGAGATTCAATTGTACATTCAATGTTGTCCCCCgctgaaataaataattaaataatttacttGTCTATATAGATGATTTAAAATGAAGAATAAGTACTAATCGGAAGATGAGAAACCGGTTATAAGTATTTTTGATACTCACTATAATATAAACCCAATGAACACGAAGCACATACTTTAAAATGCTGTaaactctataaaaataagcaaaatgctaaattttcttttttatttagaatCTTAATTAACACAAGACTTACTTATTTCTGCTATCCGAATTCTAGTCttcgttcgcatacaaaacgaaaaacagctgattttggtttctctaaggggtatctaaacgaaaatcgaatcgaaagtcaatgcgaacgaagacgtaacgtaacatctaaaattgggtttctctaactcgattcgttcgcattttgtcgaactgaaatgtcaaaaccactcacttggtaaagacctttcgttttgtggaaaaaggcattcgtaaataaggaaaaacttaataattgataaattTGTTAAAGCTTTTAATGCAAATATGTGATAAAAGTGATTTATATCgatctattttttctttataactgCCATAGAGACCGTTGAAGTGAAAGTCTAAAACGAACAAACACATAAATTTCGAATGAAACACTCATTAAAAGGAGAACCGAACTGTAATTATTGGagaaatatggaaatacaaatCCTTATCTCTCTACGCGGGctgatttgttaaaaaattattgaggtAAACCAAATATAAGAAGcgggaaaagtttgccaaatgaacagcgatgccagattgaattttatggaaaataatttttaaaatgtatgggcctttttcaggaaattgaaaaaattgagatCTGGTAATGCTAGCATTTGACAGTAACGTAAGCCTTGCGAACGAACTAAaggaagttagagaaacccaaatctggacgaaagtgagtgactaccgttcgttcgcaattgctttcgttcggatatcagaaatagaCTGTTAGACTCGAAACAAAGTTTTTCAATACTACAACATCAGTTTGAAGAATAATGCAGAAGAATGAAAAAGTCAATGTATCCACTTTTGCACGATTTAATGTTTTTACTCTGGTAACACTGCAAAATGAGTCAAAAGCATGTGGATTATATACCGTTATTTGAGTTGTGGTGCGATCAGATAAGTTTTTGCCAAAGTCTGACAGTTTTAGTGAACACTTGTTGATTTTCccccaaaaatatacaaatagtgAAGAATGCGAAAAATATCGGTTGCCACGGAAAATCAAATTATCGAAATGACAAAAATAGGAAAATAGCAAGAACTTTTGGAATTTGCTACCGGACGGTGCTTTAAATGCGAAAGTTTTGTGCTAATTAAGATACTAAATAAAAGAGCAAAGTTCCTTTTTTTGTATTGCTTCAATTTTTACAGGCGAAGGGACTCCTCACCAAGGGCACAACAATCGAAAACGAACACTGTGATTTGCACAAGCGAAAAGGTGacaagcagcgttgccaatttagtttttttcccgctagatttggctttttttgaaggctttttttttagcgggaaaaatgcatttagcttttagctttttttctggctttattTTCATGactcttttagctatttttggcttttttttattttcgacatgttcctattgaaatatggataaaacttcgtttttatctaagccttgctgccaaaataaggttttccacatatttcaaagctcaattgaaacattagtAATTATTCCTGCCGTTATGCGTGCATTttggcagcaaatacaccttgatgcaaatttttttcctcgtattcataaaagttatcgtaaactttaaatctactattaccatacaaattccttatatatactgcagtaaattattaggaatattagcatttgactcgtttatacgttttatgttattttaatattctaaagttattatgatattactaaattaaaatagtagatgtgaattgctttgtacaccggaaagatattgtcgtgaggccaaagatttcatgtccttaaaatacgaacgcgaattttggttataatagcatttgtgaatttctcttatataaactgttttccttgtccaaaaccgATTGttacatgattatgaacccgtATCTTGTATACCATCACCAGTCATGTGCCATCTCTGATATTACTATGAGTTACCCATAATTAGTGATTACTTTTATAATAGATCATAGTTACGAATAAGTATCACTAGtacaatatatgtatgtatgtattgttAAGCTGCACAATAAAGTATACACTTGTAGAGTTAACATCGTCTCGTCTTCTCTTTTACCAAATATAACATGGTGTCAGAAGTGTGTGAagtctaattaaaaaatatctttttacaaataaaagacGCAAAGGCAAATAAAAAGTGACCTCAAAAATGACTGAGGGTGAAGTTAAGCCTGCAAATTTTTCATCATCCTTACCAAAGTTGTTTGTGTCATCCAATTTggacaacaacaatgcagcTGATTGGAAAAAATGGTGGCAGCAATTTGAAATATACATGCTGGCTACACAGTTAGAAAAGGAACCAGACAAAAGAAAAATAGCCATTATGTTACATTCAATGGGTGGCAAAGGTCTTGAAATCTTTAATTCCTTTAATTTAAACATGGAAAATGCAACAGTGTCTGCAGTCAAAGCTAAATTCGATGCCTATTTTGAGCCAAGCAAAAACCTCACAATGATACGGTACACATTTTtctcaagaaaacaaaaatccaatgaAAGTTTGAATGATTTTGTCACTGATCTGGAAAATCTAAGTACAAATTGTGAATTTGGAGATCTTCGACAATCTTTGGTTAGAGATATTTTCATAGCCAACATGAATTCTAATATGTCTCATATACGTCAGCGTCTTTTACAAGAAACAGATCCGCCATTGCAAAAAACCATCGAAATTGCAAAAACCGTTATAATGGCACAGCAAAATGCAGAAACCATCATGAAAGGAGAAAGCGCAACAGCAGTGACTGAGAATGTAATGCAAATCAATCGTCAAGGTAAATACCGTGAAAGGAGTCAAAGCAGAATTAACAAGAACGTTAGCAGTGATTCTCAGCAGCAGCAGTATCATCTTAAAAAGCAGCATTATCAGCAGAAGCAGCAAAGTCAAAGTACGATGTCGTCAAACAATAACTCCTGTGGTAGATgcggtcagatttagatttagatgtcTGGCAGCGAATGCAAGGTGCAGAGTATGTAATTCATTTGgtcattatgcaaaattttgttttaagaacAGAAATGTAAGACAGTTAGAGTCAGAGGTTAGTACATATGATAATTGtgatcaagaaaattttttcattggaaGTCTGACTCAAACTGAACCCTTTTCTAAGGATTCATGGCAAATAATAGTCAATGTAAATAATGTTGATATAAATTGCATACTAGACACAGGTGCAGATACTAATGTAATGTCTTTAGaaacatacaaaaaattaaatataaaaaaagaattgtgtcaGTCAAATGTTGGATTGTCAGGCTTTGGAGGTAGAAGTATACCAGTCATAGGGCAGTGCAAAATGTTATGTAAAATTAATAACAAATCAGAGgaaatttcttttattattacgaacataaaatgtccAACTGTATTAGGATTGCCAACTTGCATCAAAATAGGAATCTTGAAAagagtttttgttttgaaagaAAATAGTTATCAAGATATTCTCAAACAATTTAGcgatgtttttaaaggacttggaTGTCTTCCACCTGTGTGCACTTTGAAATTGTCAGAAGATGCTGTTCCATGTATTGATCCGCCGAGAAAGGTCCCTTTTGCATTGCTGGATGATCTGAAAAAAGAATTGAATAGAATGGAAAGCATGCAGGTCATAGAGAAGGTCACCGCACCGACGTCATGGGTGAATTCAATTGTAGTCACGGTGAAGAAATCAGGTGATTTAATAGTCTGTCTTGATCcaagaaatttaaacaaatatatcaTGAGGGAACATTATCCATTACAAAATATAGATGACATTAGGTCGAGATTAAAGGGAGCGTCTTACTTTTCCCATTTGGATGCATATTCTGGGTTTTGGTCTCTAAAACTTGATGAGGAAAGTTCAAAGTTATGTACTTTTCAAACATCTTTTGGCAGATATAAATATCTAAGGCTACCTTTTGGAATTAACGCGGCaactgaaatattttatagagtAATAAAGGATCTTTTAGGTGATTTGGAAGGAGTACTAATTTTCGTTGATgatattttagtatttggagaGACGGAAGAAATTCACAACAGAAGGTTAGCTAAAGTTCTACAAAgggctagagaaataaatttaaaactaaataagagaaaatgtaaatttggtttaaatgagGTATATTTCTTAGGATACATATTTAGTAAAGAGGGTGTCAAGGTGGATAAGGAAAAAGTCAAGGCTATAATGGAAATGCGTGTTCCTCGGAACAAGAAAGATTTACAAAGATTTTTGggcatggtaaattttttaggacCATTTATTGAGAATTTGTCAGAAAAGACTCACGTTCTGagaaatcttttgaaaaatgAGACTGAATGGTTATGGGATGAAAATTGTAATCGTTGCTATGATAATTTAAAATCTTCGATATCTAACTCTCCAGTTTTAG
Encoded here:
- the LOC142239786 gene encoding activator of 90 kDa heat shock protein ATPase homolog 2; this encodes MAKWGEGDPRWIVEERPDATNVNNWHWTEKNATPWSKERFVQLFKNVKISGDNIECTIESLDKCNGEATANNRKGKLIFFYEWELTLHWSGVFLSKPNIIHKGKINIPNLSEENELCDLEVTITIDESNDFSEALKLFMYNYGREKIRQLLGIYIKELKEEYSKNLILPNKNSETPATPIVKTNTKVSNNCKYDSNSKVVAPTSLGCKLDVRTLCIEEEFQCTANDLYNVLTKPDMVTSFTRTPAKVEAIRGGEFHLYGGNVHGIFDELQPEKKLSLRWRLKTWPSGHYSNVLIELEEQSTNNTALPRPTTLPIQNFSQQKLMTLTTNNVKSNRHRDRITLSTLCDDSRPSSIHHS